In Acidaminococcus fermentans DSM 20731, one genomic interval encodes:
- a CDS encoding glycosyltransferase family 2 protein, producing MEKNLLSVIIPVYNVKNYLDKCLESVVNQTYKNLEIILVDDGSTDGSSKICDQWSHKDRRIHVYHMSNHGVSHARNEGLKHMKGSFVSFIDSDDWIDRDMFEKMINPMIENHSEVGICGYKLEFKNFSKVNFEKEKSSTYPREKAVQLIFSYENNKIPKIISWELCDKIFDYKMVKNLRFDESIYVGEDMLFCWQILKQAKNVSYIPLYAYHYFMRSQSAMHQKVSLKSVTVLKAVRMILQDTTDESKSIQKVIRDHYLRIGVRHSRAILKLHAYQFKEEVCFFQNYLRKNLFYALRLPYVSLKGKLGQILFCLPYGICKIIFY from the coding sequence ATGGAAAAGAATCTTTTATCAGTTATAATTCCAGTTTATAATGTTAAAAATTATCTTGATAAATGTCTAGAATCAGTAGTAAATCAAACTTATAAGAATCTTGAAATTATCTTAGTGGATGATGGTTCTACAGATGGATCTAGTAAAATCTGTGATCAATGGAGTCATAAAGATCGTAGAATTCATGTATATCATATGAGTAATCATGGTGTAAGTCATGCTAGAAATGAAGGGTTAAAACATATGAAAGGAAGTTTTGTTAGCTTTATTGATTCAGATGACTGGATTGATAGGGATATGTTTGAAAAAATGATCAATCCTATGATAGAAAACCATAGTGAAGTTGGCATTTGTGGATATAAGTTAGAATTTAAAAACTTCTCCAAAGTTAATTTCGAAAAAGAAAAAAGCAGTACCTATCCAAGAGAAAAGGCTGTACAGCTAATATTCAGTTACGAGAATAATAAAATTCCTAAAATAATTTCTTGGGAATTATGTGATAAAATTTTTGATTATAAAATGGTTAAAAATTTAAGATTTGATGAATCAATTTACGTAGGAGAAGATATGCTTTTTTGTTGGCAGATTTTAAAGCAAGCAAAAAATGTATCCTATATTCCGTTATATGCATATCATTATTTTATGCGATCTCAAAGTGCTATGCACCAAAAGGTCTCTCTAAAGTCTGTTACTGTATTGAAAGCGGTACGCATGATTCTTCAAGATACAACGGATGAATCTAAGAGTATTCAGAAGGTTATACGTGATCACTATCTTAGGATTGGTGTTAGACATTCCAGAGCAATATTAAAATTACACGCTTATCAATTTAAAGAAGAAGTATGCTTTTTCCAAAATTACCTTCGGAAAAATTTATTTTATGCGTTACGATTACCATATGTTTCGTTAAAGGGTAAGTTGGGTCAAATATTATTTTGTTTACCATATGGTATATGTAAGATTATTTTTTATTAA
- a CDS encoding IspD/TarI family cytidylyltransferase, translating into MNIAILIAGGSGKRMGQDIPKQFINVYDKPILLYTRESFERHPQIDAIEVVCIDGWHDVLRAYARQFNISKLKWIVSGGTSGQESIRNGVYNLEGKVKPNDIIVIHDGIRPLVDDSVLTDVLTKAQKYGNAVTSMPYNEQIFIINPDDSSTTKQYIPRETLRRVSTPQAYRFDLLDQKYHEAFEKEIGIYGSSYTNTMMVELGVTLHFAAGSDKNIKLTTKDDLELFKAYLHLDQADWLK; encoded by the coding sequence ATGAACATAGCCATCTTAATCGCAGGTGGATCTGGAAAGCGAATGGGGCAAGACATCCCCAAACAGTTTATTAATGTATATGATAAACCGATACTGCTTTATACGCGGGAAAGTTTTGAAAGGCATCCTCAAATTGATGCTATTGAAGTAGTTTGTATTGATGGATGGCACGATGTACTCCGTGCTTATGCCAGGCAATTTAACATCAGCAAGTTAAAGTGGATTGTATCTGGCGGCACTTCTGGCCAGGAATCCATTCGAAACGGAGTCTATAATCTGGAGGGGAAGGTAAAGCCAAACGACATTATTGTGATTCACGATGGTATCCGCCCTTTGGTTGATGATTCTGTTTTGACGGATGTGCTGACTAAGGCCCAAAAATATGGTAATGCAGTTACTTCCATGCCTTATAATGAACAGATTTTCATCATCAATCCGGATGATAGTTCCACAACCAAGCAGTATATTCCAAGAGAAACGCTGCGCCGGGTTTCTACGCCTCAGGCATATCGTTTTGATTTGTTGGATCAGAAGTATCATGAAGCTTTTGAAAAGGAAATTGGGATTTATGGATCTTCCTATACCAATACTATGATGGTCGAATTGGGAGTAACGTTGCATTTTGCTGCGGGATCTGATAAAAATATAAAGCTTACCACAAAGGATGATTTGGAACTGTTCAAAGCTTATCTGCATTTGGATCAAGCTGATTGGCTTAAATAA
- a CDS encoding oligosaccharide flippase family protein, protein MNERKIGILLSYLNIALHAIVGFLYVPILLHYIGKSEYGLYQLIGSLIAYFSIMDFGLTAAVTRFYTKYKALKDKVGMENILAISLYGYGGATALSLLVGIICYWNLDGIFGASMTAGELQEARQMFLLLLFNIAVSLSTMVFRSVINAHERFLFLKGLETVQLILQPALVILILQKYPTAMAVAVAQTVLNVGLILARIYYCFVRLHITIRFHYWNQDLFRDFKKLALSVFVVTLIDQVFWKTNQIILGIVQGTAAVAVYSIASLIYMNYMALSTAISGVYLPHITEMVAQRKPMRELSALFIQIGRWQYYLLALVATGFIIFGRQFIQLWAGKGFEDSYWITILIILPFTIDLIQNIGLAILQAMNRYDFRAKIYFLTGVLNLVLAIPLGMKYGGIGCAVATGFSMLMGNGVVMNYFYKKYIGLDIPQFWKQIGRISLSVGLCLVVGYGVDHVFPGTGKLAFLLKILGYTVLYGAVVYFMAMSPDEKEKVRGIGRKVK, encoded by the coding sequence ATGAACGAACGTAAAATTGGTATCTTACTCAGCTATCTGAATATCGCCCTTCACGCTATCGTTGGCTTTCTCTACGTCCCCATTCTCCTGCACTATATTGGCAAATCGGAATATGGCCTGTATCAGCTGATCGGGTCCCTGATTGCCTATTTCAGCATCATGGATTTTGGGCTGACGGCAGCGGTTACCCGGTTTTATACCAAGTACAAGGCGCTGAAGGACAAGGTGGGAATGGAGAACATCCTGGCCATTTCTCTGTATGGGTATGGGGGTGCCACGGCTCTTTCTCTGCTGGTGGGGATTATCTGTTACTGGAACCTGGATGGGATTTTCGGGGCCAGTATGACGGCAGGGGAGTTACAGGAAGCCCGGCAGATGTTCCTGTTGCTGCTGTTCAACATTGCGGTGAGCCTTTCCACCATGGTGTTCCGGTCAGTGATCAATGCCCATGAAAGGTTTCTGTTCCTGAAGGGCCTGGAAACGGTACAATTGATTCTGCAACCGGCATTGGTCATTCTGATTCTCCAGAAGTATCCTACGGCCATGGCAGTAGCAGTGGCCCAGACAGTGCTGAATGTGGGGCTGATTCTGGCACGGATTTACTACTGTTTTGTCAGGCTGCACATTACCATCCGATTCCATTACTGGAACCAGGATTTGTTCCGTGATTTTAAGAAGTTGGCGCTAAGTGTTTTTGTGGTAACGTTGATTGATCAGGTGTTCTGGAAGACCAATCAGATCATCCTGGGGATTGTGCAGGGGACGGCGGCAGTGGCTGTGTATTCCATCGCTTCCCTGATCTATATGAATTATATGGCTTTATCCACAGCGATCTCCGGTGTCTATCTGCCCCATATCACAGAAATGGTGGCTCAGAGAAAACCAATGAGGGAGCTGTCTGCTTTATTTATTCAGATCGGCCGCTGGCAGTATTATCTGCTGGCACTGGTGGCTACCGGTTTCATTATTTTCGGCCGGCAGTTTATCCAGCTGTGGGCCGGTAAGGGGTTTGAGGATTCTTATTGGATCACCATCCTGATCATTCTGCCTTTTACCATCGACCTGATCCAGAACATCGGCCTGGCCATTCTCCAGGCCATGAACCGCTATGATTTCCGGGCGAAGATTTATTTCCTTACCGGGGTGCTGAATCTGGTGCTGGCTATTCCCTTGGGCATGAAGTACGGCGGCATTGGATGTGCCGTGGCCACTGGATTTTCCATGCTCATGGGGAATGGTGTGGTGATGAATTATTTCTACAAAAAATATATCGGTCTGGATATTCCTCAATTCTGGAAACAGATTGGACGGATCAGTCTGAGTGTGGGGCTGTGTCTGGTTGTGGGATATGGAGTGGATCATGTGTTTCCCGGTACCGGAAAACTTGCCTTTCTTCTTAAAATCCTGGGATATACGGTGCTTTATGGAGCCGTGGTGTATTTTATGGCCATGAGCCCGGATGAAAAGGAGAAGGTGCGAGGGATTGGGAGGAAGGTTAAGTGA
- a CDS encoding glycosyltransferase family 2 protein, which translates to MLLSVIVPVYNVEKYLCKCLDSIIQQTYKNLEIILVDDGSTDSSGLICDNYAAHDKRIHVIHKKNEGLSEARNSGLEICSGDYIGFVDSDDWIATDMFEKLVKFVKCENLDVAMCGVADVWPEHVVKTPSFKKVILTDVNDIISEILVNRHGGTAVPVWCRIYRSSLFKTLKFEKGRYYEDGFYLLKWIERTGRFGRFSDSGYFYNHREGSITNIQGHSKRVDDFRKAYEDNYNYVKQHFPNSLNAAEYRLFFTYRSILNLVGNTDLPYSHEIANKFKKNLSHIWKNPYMNIKIKLIYTLIGIDPVWYLLLRQFGKASKSAFSS; encoded by the coding sequence ATGCTTCTAAGTGTAATAGTGCCAGTTTATAACGTAGAAAAATACCTTTGTAAATGTCTTGATAGTATTATCCAGCAGACTTATAAGAATTTAGAAATCATTCTTGTTGATGACGGTAGTACAGATAGTAGTGGCTTAATTTGTGATAACTATGCTGCTCATGATAAAAGAATCCATGTAATTCATAAAAAAAATGAAGGATTAAGTGAAGCTAGAAATAGTGGATTAGAGATTTGCAGCGGGGATTATATTGGCTTTGTAGATAGTGATGACTGGATTGCAACCGACATGTTTGAAAAACTTGTCAAATTTGTCAAATGTGAAAATTTGGATGTTGCAATGTGTGGAGTTGCTGATGTATGGCCTGAACATGTAGTTAAAACACCTTCGTTTAAAAAAGTTATATTGACTGATGTGAATGATATTATATCTGAAATTCTAGTTAACCGACATGGTGGTACGGCAGTCCCAGTATGGTGTCGTATATATAGATCCAGTCTTTTTAAAACTTTAAAATTTGAAAAAGGAAGATATTATGAAGATGGATTTTATTTATTAAAATGGATAGAACGAACTGGAAGATTCGGAAGATTTTCAGATAGTGGGTATTTTTATAATCATAGAGAAGGATCTATTACCAATATTCAAGGACATTCTAAGAGGGTGGATGATTTTCGAAAAGCTTATGAAGATAATTACAACTATGTAAAACAGCATTTTCCAAATTCACTGAATGCAGCAGAATATAGGCTGTTCTTTACATATCGATCGATATTGAATTTAGTTGGAAATACAGATTTACCTTATAGCCATGAAATTGCAAATAAATTTAAAAAGAATCTTTCACATATATGGAAGAATCCATATATGAATATAAAAATCAAATTGATTTATACACTTATCGGTATTGATCCAGTATGGTATTTATTGTTGAGGCAATTTGGAAAAGCTTCCAAATCGGCTTTTTCATCTTGA
- a CDS encoding AAA family ATPase, protein MRLLKVIFRNEAIFKEGVVVDFTNGNSVRKSPNEPDTLLKAFKLKTGIYSQVLMGFTGLNATGKTTVLEMLSVVAQVLFRHESLNMPAIQSKLVKVVSSHVPFEWEVFFLHRGRMYRLKSEIIEQITAEEPNRELKFVYKEEILQEKSFSSVTRKTLFDFAKSQSSLRSQILMDSPYLQDDDSIASKIKDIKENIHPLGLETNINVAAFRGAPPEFFLNVFDPNIKKLNITKGEDGKVKSELLFKNQERKVYGGDPSGLLFFLSAGTIKGLSLGPVILGALKSGGYVFIDEIENHFNKKIVEWFMELFSDTRTNPYGACLVFSTHYPELLDTMDRMDNIYITRRDKENFCSCVRYSDMIKRNELSKSRVILENAIGGTAPRFQDLQAAKNVIADFVRKGE, encoded by the coding sequence ATGCGTCTGCTTAAAGTCATTTTTAGAAACGAAGCTATTTTTAAGGAGGGCGTGGTTGTTGATTTTACCAATGGGAATTCTGTTCGAAAATCTCCTAATGAACCAGATACTCTTCTAAAGGCATTTAAACTGAAAACTGGTATCTATTCCCAGGTCCTTATGGGCTTTACGGGACTGAATGCCACAGGGAAAACAACGGTGTTGGAAATGCTTTCTGTTGTAGCCCAAGTTTTGTTTAGACATGAAAGCCTCAATATGCCTGCAATCCAAAGTAAATTGGTGAAAGTTGTTTCCAGTCATGTACCTTTTGAATGGGAAGTATTCTTTCTGCATAGGGGTCGTATGTATCGGCTGAAATCCGAGATTATTGAACAAATAACGGCAGAAGAACCTAACAGGGAATTAAAATTTGTGTATAAGGAAGAGATTCTGCAGGAAAAGAGCTTTTCTTCGGTTACTCGTAAAACTTTGTTTGATTTTGCAAAGAGTCAATCTTCCCTCCGCTCTCAGATATTGATGGATTCACCTTACCTTCAAGATGATGACAGTATTGCCTCAAAAATAAAGGATATAAAGGAGAACATTCATCCTCTGGGTCTTGAGACGAATATTAACGTTGCTGCATTCAGAGGAGCACCTCCTGAATTCTTTCTAAATGTTTTTGATCCCAATATCAAGAAATTGAACATTACAAAAGGGGAAGATGGTAAAGTAAAATCGGAACTGCTTTTTAAAAACCAGGAAAGAAAAGTTTATGGCGGAGATCCTTCTGGCTTGCTGTTTTTTCTTTCAGCAGGAACTATCAAAGGCTTGTCTCTTGGCCCTGTGATCTTGGGTGCGCTAAAAAGCGGCGGATATGTTTTTATTGATGAGATAGAAAACCATTTCAATAAAAAGATTGTGGAATGGTTTATGGAATTGTTTTCAGATACTCGGACCAATCCTTATGGAGCCTGTCTGGTTTTTTCTACTCATTACCCTGAGCTTTTGGATACTATGGATCGAATGGATAATATTTATATTACCAGGAGAGATAAAGAGAATTTCTGCAGCTGTGTTCGCTATAGTGATATGATCAAGAGAAATGAGCTGTCAAAGAGCAGAGTGATTCTTGAAAATGCCATTGGTGGCACAGCGCCCCGTTTCCAGGATTTGCAGGCTGCCAAAAACGTAATTGCTGATTTTGTAAGAAAGGGGGAATAG
- a CDS encoding helix-turn-helix domain-containing protein, whose translation MLEESRHYIATPPGATIKEQIVDRGMTQKEFAIRMGMSEKHISKLINGDVHLTPDVAERLELVLGIPASFWNKLEAIYQEKLVKVRRDTELEQEESVAKRYPYKDICRWLGHEPSRKKGQEVIDLCRFFEVSRLQVLENQALTPIACRKMGDTEKSHYILLSLAQLAKRQARDMDVAAFSKEKMKKVITEIRRLTAKISLDFKEQLIHVFKGCGVALVFLPEVRGSFLHGITFEGENHKVVLGIGLRGKDADRFWFSLFHEIAHILLGHIYQEKGISEEDEASANAMAADLLIPRESIRKFYNERLFSIEKIKKFADEQGIGAGIVIGRLQHDGMIPFHMYNQYKSKYGV comes from the coding sequence GTGTTGGAGGAAAGCAGACATTACATTGCAACGCCGCCAGGAGCTACAATAAAGGAACAGATTGTAGATCGGGGGATGACTCAAAAAGAGTTTGCTATCCGTATGGGAATGTCGGAAAAACATATCAGCAAGCTAATCAATGGCGATGTGCATTTAACGCCGGATGTGGCTGAACGGTTAGAATTGGTCCTGGGAATCCCTGCTTCTTTTTGGAATAAACTGGAAGCTATTTATCAGGAGAAACTGGTAAAGGTCAGAAGAGACACAGAGCTGGAGCAGGAAGAAAGTGTTGCAAAGAGATATCCTTATAAGGATATCTGCAGATGGCTGGGGCATGAACCTTCCCGTAAAAAAGGGCAGGAAGTCATTGACCTTTGCCGCTTCTTTGAAGTAAGTCGTTTACAGGTTTTAGAGAACCAGGCTCTAACACCTATTGCCTGCCGAAAAATGGGAGATACGGAGAAAAGCCATTATATTCTTTTATCTTTGGCTCAGCTGGCCAAACGACAAGCTCGGGACATGGACGTGGCTGCGTTTAGCAAAGAAAAAATGAAAAAGGTTATAACAGAAATTCGCAGACTCACAGCCAAGATAAGTCTGGATTTTAAAGAACAACTTATTCATGTGTTTAAAGGCTGTGGTGTGGCATTGGTTTTTTTGCCAGAAGTAAGAGGCTCCTTCCTTCATGGAATTACCTTTGAGGGAGAAAACCATAAAGTCGTCCTGGGGATTGGTTTGCGGGGCAAAGATGCAGATCGTTTCTGGTTCAGTCTCTTTCATGAAATTGCCCATATTTTGTTGGGCCATATTTATCAGGAAAAAGGCATTTCTGAAGAGGATGAAGCCAGTGCCAATGCCATGGCCGCTGATTTACTGATTCCGAGGGAGTCAATTAGAAAGTTTTATAACGAGAGATTATTTTCCATTGAAAAAATAAAGAAATTTGCTGATGAACAGGGAATTGGAGCAGGAATCGTAATTGGCAGGTTGCAGCATGACGGAATGATACCTTTTCACATGTATAATCAGTATAAGAGTAAATACGGAGTTTAA
- a CDS encoding LicD family protein, producing the protein MKEITISEMKKISLDILKDVAKYCDDNNLHYYICGGTLLGAVRHKGFIPWDDDIDILMPRPDYLKFVKSYNGSNKRYIVKSIENSADYWRTFAKVFDLHTYLEEDCIRVPKKDNGVFIDIFPVDGLPKSRIRQAIFFKEQEFLNFLYHGSAWNYTKSFKYADSKDYLAKFKGKLRTLLKYIAITILNPLPTSSLIHLINKNAMRFDYNQANEVAAIVDCHYGGSRERMPRKLFEKQIPFEFEKTYFWGSAAWKLYLRNMYGDFMELPPLKNRVTHHDFKAYWRRGEK; encoded by the coding sequence ATGAAAGAAATAACTATAAGTGAAATGAAAAAAATATCTTTAGATATATTAAAAGATGTAGCTAAATATTGTGATGATAATAATTTGCATTACTATATTTGCGGTGGCACATTATTGGGAGCGGTAAGACATAAGGGGTTTATTCCTTGGGACGATGATATTGATATCTTAATGCCACGTCCTGATTATTTAAAATTTGTGAAATCGTATAATGGCAGTAATAAAAGATATATTGTCAAATCGATAGAAAATAGTGCTGATTATTGGCGTACCTTTGCTAAGGTATTTGATCTACATACATATTTAGAGGAAGATTGCATACGCGTTCCTAAAAAAGATAATGGAGTTTTTATTGATATTTTTCCCGTAGATGGTTTACCTAAGTCAAGAATTAGACAAGCTATTTTCTTTAAGGAACAAGAATTTTTAAATTTTTTGTATCACGGGTCAGCATGGAATTACACGAAAAGTTTTAAGTATGCTGATTCAAAGGATTATCTTGCAAAATTTAAAGGTAAATTGAGAACTCTGTTAAAATATATTGCAATTACTATTTTAAATCCATTGCCTACTAGTTCTTTAATTCACCTTATTAATAAAAATGCAATGCGGTTTGATTATAATCAGGCTAATGAAGTTGCAGCGATTGTTGACTGCCATTATGGTGGAAGCCGTGAGCGGATGCCAAGAAAGCTATTTGAAAAACAAATTCCCTTTGAATTTGAAAAAACTTATTTTTGGGGATCTGCAGCTTGGAAACTTTATTTAAGAAATATGTACGGGGATTTTATGGAATTACCTCCTTTAAAAAACCGGGTTACACATCATGATTTTAAAGCATATTGGAGAAGAGGAGAAAAATGA
- a CDS encoding glycosyltransferase family 2 protein → MEKNLISIIVAVYNVEKYLNKCIKSIVNQTYHNLEIILVDDGSKDNSGKICDEWAGKDSRIHVIHKQNGGVSDARNYGLKASNGEWICFVDGDDYISLNMYETLYKNRSKQGITVCGYYVVENGKEIPVPGINKKLAPKEAANLYLTNERQSVLNSNFTYFGSYPWNKLYDRSVFQGVEYPEHKKFEDMYIMLELLHQSYEIRFIPDCKYYYIQRRGSITHQKSIQVDSLDARLKQKKELEEFWDIKDKKIDELIALSYIAILRKYAINPYSERIKYTSLKKRMWASLNSIGYDDFPLKIKLKLLLMHIPDLYYVLYSLKEKLNSGS, encoded by the coding sequence ATGGAGAAGAACTTAATTTCAATTATTGTAGCAGTTTATAATGTAGAGAAATATTTAAACAAATGCATAAAATCTATAGTTAATCAAACCTATCACAATTTGGAAATCATATTGGTCGATGATGGATCAAAAGATAATTCTGGGAAAATTTGTGATGAATGGGCAGGGAAGGATTCTCGGATTCATGTTATTCATAAACAAAACGGTGGAGTGTCTGACGCAAGGAACTATGGATTAAAAGCGTCAAATGGTGAATGGATTTGTTTTGTTGACGGAGATGACTACATATCCCTGAACATGTATGAAACACTTTATAAAAATCGCTCAAAACAGGGGATAACAGTATGTGGATATTACGTGGTTGAAAATGGTAAAGAGATACCTGTTCCTGGAATTAATAAAAAACTTGCACCAAAAGAAGCAGCGAATCTTTATTTGACAAATGAGAGACAATCAGTTTTAAATAGTAATTTTACATACTTTGGATCCTATCCCTGGAATAAACTTTACGATAGGAGTGTTTTTCAGGGAGTTGAATATCCCGAACATAAAAAATTCGAAGACATGTATATCATGCTAGAATTATTACACCAATCATATGAAATTCGATTTATACCTGATTGTAAATACTACTATATTCAGAGAAGAGGTAGTATTACGCACCAAAAGTCTATTCAGGTTGATTCTCTTGATGCTAGACTAAAACAAAAAAAGGAATTAGAAGAATTTTGGGATATAAAAGACAAAAAAATAGATGAATTAATAGCACTCAGTTACATAGCGATACTAAGAAAATACGCAATTAATCCATATTCTGAACGAATTAAATATACTTCTTTGAAAAAACGGATGTGGGCTAGCTTAAATTCAATCGGGTACGATGATTTTCCTTTAAAGATAAAATTAAAATTATTGCTGATGCATATTCCTGATTTATATTATGTTTTGTATTCTTTGAAAGAAAAGTTAAATAGTGGTAGTTAA
- a CDS encoding type II toxin-antitoxin system RelE/ParE family toxin, whose translation MDVRYKNKKLQKICTDAETARASYGNEMARKLHLRIDQLEAADSIQELILNHIGRCHGLSGNRQGQYAMDLAQPYRLIFKEVESGIQIVMVMEIVDYH comes from the coding sequence TTGGATGTCCGGTATAAGAACAAGAAATTGCAGAAGATATGCACAGATGCAGAGACAGCGCGGGCTTCTTATGGCAACGAGATGGCGCGTAAGCTTCATTTAAGAATAGATCAATTGGAGGCTGCAGATTCCATTCAAGAATTAATATTGAATCATATTGGTCGGTGCCATGGGCTGAGCGGAAATCGTCAAGGACAGTATGCCATGGATTTAGCACAGCCATATCGGTTGATTTTCAAGGAAGTGGAATCAGGAATCCAGATTGTTATGGTTATGGAAATTGTGGATTACCATTGA
- a CDS encoding O-antigen ligase family protein, giving the protein MEKTDGIFKTNNFYSYCLIDNIFACNVFIKFYARKFYGYGNKGNTEVASYLEDNLGSLANKNKRSNRARFSILEASIAIGKQYPVLGVGKSLRNAYIPDYLSDEGKSNSEVQYWMKNQREKGIMKSGFPALGEYCTRFAETGILGLMIYLLPSLFPAFMLLKRIKLTNEQREWEQYIFFFISLAGIMASGLGDNLNITCSYWILMGLGYALIVSPNKKEQNERT; this is encoded by the coding sequence GTGGAGAAAACAGATGGCATTTTTAAAACGAACAATTTTTATTCTTATTGTCTCATTGATAACATTTTTGCTTGCAACGTTTTCATTAAGTTTTATGCCAGGAAATTCTATGGGTATGGCAATAAAGGCAATACAGAAGTAGCTTCTTATTTAGAAGATAATTTAGGATCTTTAGCCAACAAAAATAAGAGAAGCAATAGGGCTCGATTTTCTATCCTAGAAGCTAGCATCGCTATAGGTAAACAATATCCTGTATTGGGCGTTGGGAAATCGTTAAGAAATGCCTATATACCTGATTATCTATCAGATGAGGGAAAATCAAACTCTGAGGTTCAATATTGGATGAAAAACCAAAGGGAAAAGGGAATTATGAAATCAGGGTTCCCTGCGTTGGGGGAATATTGTACTCGTTTCGCAGAAACAGGGATTCTTGGCTTAATGATCTATTTATTACCTTCCCTTTTTCCGGCATTTATGTTATTAAAGCGGATAAAATTGACTAACGAGCAGAGGGAATGGGAACAATATATTTTTTTCTTTATTTCTCTAGCTGGGATTATGGCTTCGGGTTTAGGTGATAATTTAAATATAACTTGCAGCTACTGGATTCTCATGGGACTTGGTTATGCCTTGATTGTATCTCCCAATAAAAAGGAACAAAATGAACGAACGTAA
- a CDS encoding NAD-dependent epimerase/dehydratase family protein has product MYLKSLLYQQDLHNISKVNLPWNKLHNSSLMITGASGLIGTMLIDVLMMKNEQEQLNCKIYATGRNIQKAQERFGDYWDRPYFHFVTMDVNYPIRIEHEVDFIIHAASNTHPRLYASDPVGSLMTNLEGTYNLLEYGRTHKMKRMLFLSSVEIYGQALKTEDVFDEKYCGYIDCNAVRACYPEGKRAGEALCNAYISKYNLDIVIPRLSRVYGPTMRLDDSKAMSQFLMNGVRGEDIVLKSEGLQKFSYCYVGDVVQGLLYCLLKGKCGEAYNIADVKCNMLLKDITQYIASLNGCKVVFDLPDVTEQKGFSKVTVGVMDSTKLQKLGWKPFDDLKSGIKKTIKILQYF; this is encoded by the coding sequence ATGTATCTTAAGTCGCTTTTATATCAGCAAGATCTTCACAATATTAGCAAAGTGAATTTGCCATGGAATAAATTGCACAATTCTTCCTTGATGATTACCGGAGCATCTGGGCTTATTGGAACAATGTTAATTGACGTTCTGATGATGAAAAATGAACAGGAGCAACTTAACTGTAAAATTTATGCTACAGGACGAAATATACAAAAAGCACAGGAAAGATTTGGAGACTACTGGGACAGACCTTATTTTCATTTTGTAACCATGGATGTAAATTACCCAATACGAATTGAGCATGAAGTTGATTTTATTATCCATGCAGCTAGCAATACGCATCCTCGGTTATATGCATCTGATCCGGTTGGATCTCTTATGACTAACTTGGAAGGAACATATAATCTGCTGGAATATGGTCGCACTCATAAGATGAAACGGATGTTATTCCTTTCCTCTGTTGAAATTTATGGTCAGGCATTGAAAACAGAAGATGTTTTTGATGAAAAATATTGTGGATATATTGATTGCAATGCTGTACGCGCTTGTTATCCTGAAGGTAAACGAGCAGGGGAAGCTCTTTGCAATGCCTATATTTCAAAATATAATTTAGATATAGTGATCCCGCGTCTTTCTCGGGTCTACGGGCCTACTATGCGTTTGGACGACAGCAAAGCAATGAGTCAATTTTTGATGAATGGAGTGCGAGGAGAAGATATCGTTCTCAAAAGTGAGGGCTTACAAAAATTTTCCTACTGTTATGTGGGTGATGTAGTCCAGGGTTTGCTGTATTGTTTGCTCAAGGGGAAATGTGGTGAAGCCTATAATATTGCAGATGTAAAGTGCAATATGCTTCTTAAAGATATAACTCAATATATAGCTAGTCTGAATGGTTGTAAGGTAGTATTTGATCTACCGGATGTTACGGAACAAAAGGGCTTTTCTAAGGTAACAGTTGGGGTAATGGATTCAACTAAATTGCAAAAATTAGGATGGAAGCCTTTTGATGATTTGAAGAGCGGAATTAAGAAAACCATTAAGATTTTGCAATACTTTTAA